The Camelina sativa cultivar DH55 chromosome 16, Cs, whole genome shotgun sequence sequence atttagtGATTAATTAAGTTATAATGAAGGTAAAGTAATGAGAGAAAGACTATGAAGGGAAAATGTTGTTGTCAGTTCAATATTGATATGAAAACTCACGAGCCCTTTACTTTTTAGTTCGTATTCTATACTAGAAAATCTGCTAAAATTTGTCTCATGAGATATGACGGTGACATTCCTTGTAAAACTGGCCATCTGCAAATTAGTCAGTTTTGTAAGAGAGCTgcatgttttaaaattttctcaaaGGTTTCTTGTGATGTCTTGCGATGGTTTTTCCTGTTGCATGTAGCATGGAATGATGTTGAAAGGGATATGTCACATATCATATGTGTAGACTGTAGAGCAGAAATGAAACAGGTGCTTCCAAATATCTTGCTTATGTATATTCTTTATGAGATtggttcttcttcaatcttcacaGGTGTTTAAAATGTTGCCTCGTATTTTAATTGTAGCTTCTGTACTAGTGGGTGATTTTGTATTAGCATTGTAGCTTCACAGTTgcttatgtaaattttattttatttacttttataggtgatttgatttttttcacttattgtaaaatattaaattactaactttgaacaCTCAAGCTTTATAATGTGAAAATTTATAAGTTACTAGATTAATTATGACCCGCTCGATGCGcggattttaaaaatatctactaaaataacattttaaaagaatatattaagattttctaaaatgaaatatatttccagaactaaatatataaatattttctaagtttttaatatactaatttatatttttatatttaaaaattattattataattattacaataatctaaagctataTTATAAgccaccaaaacttttttcaaacaTCAATCATTATGAATAGTATTATTGGAGGTCAAACCCAAGACCAAGCATAGGAGTAGCTAGTCAACCAAGGACcaatattgtcaaatttcaaaaacaactTATTCgtgttttatataaaattaacccGTCAAACGTCATCTTATTAGAATCCACGTACAATTTTACTACATGTTTTACcactaaaaatatgttcttacatccaaaaatattttattgttaaagtttgctctttatcaccacatATAAAATAACTTtgtgaacaaattaaactattttttgttcatttaattttaatttgaggTAGTTCATTTTCAccactaaaatttgtttgtgataGTTTGTGTAACcactaaaatatttctttaaaattgtttactcaaaaaatattgtggataaaaagaaaaaaaatatatctacacGATTGCAATGAATTTATGaccaaccaaataaaatttaaaaaaatgaaagatagaatttaatataataaaaataaagattcaaaattataagcacgatgATATAtgagtcttagataatttagagatataaaactacaaactaaaaaacaatttaaaaatactacaacattttaaaaattaagaaaaaatataaatattgatattaCATATccttaactaaagaaaaaaattcaaaataatatgaaaagatattttaaaatcatcacgaatttctaataagaaatcaaatttaactaaaatctaaaaatactacaacgcaactaaattaaaataaagaaagaataaacaaatattgatagttagtagattttctttttacaatagagaacttttactttttaatttttagtacatttagaattgacacatgtcaacatcttatcAATACAAGTAacacatgtcatgatcttgttaatgagtaattttgacatcaagctttatattttctaataagaaatcaaatttaactaaaatctaaaagtactacaacacaactaaattaaaatatttaaaagaaagaataaataaatattgatagTTAGTAGATTTCCTTTTTACAATAgagaatttttactttttaatttttagtttttttttaatgttttgtaaatttagaattgacacatgtcaacattttatcaatacaagtaacacatgtcatgatctttttaatgagtaattttggcatcaaagtttatataataagatatatataattatatactataattttttttattctatcataggaaaaaaaaccaattcacaccaaaaaaaaataggaaaagaaaccaaaataaataatgttcCTCTTTTAGACTGCTTTTTTATTGTGTGTGGATGatgcatttttaattttattatatttattctacaattgattcgtttttttttccgcAGATGGTAAATTGTTCACTTTATAAATTTTGTGTATATGGGGAATCTAATCTGGAGGCTATTGAATGGACTAAAATTATGAGGACAGGATGATGATATGTGATCAAGTCAGGGGAGTACTATAGAAATAACTCAAACTTTCAGAGGACCGACCAACCAGAATGCAAGaaagtagttttttttggtcgtGGTTCCGACGCCATTACTAAAAAAGAAGTTTTATCTCCAGCTTGCCAATGGCCACGTCATCACATGTCACCAAGTCGTCAAAATAACTAATTCCTTTGATATGTTTCAATGTTTGTTAGATTGGAGGAGTAAAGATCAGAAAGCTATCTATTGTTTTGTTAAGTTATGAAGAATGCAGAGCTCATCTTCATACCAATACCTAGCGTTGGTCATCTTGTTCCGTTTCTTGAATTGGCTAGGCGTCTCATTGAGCAAGATGATAGGATCCGTATCACAATCCTCTTGATGAAGCTGCAAGGTCAGTCTCATTTAGACACTTATGTTAAGTCAATTGCCTCCTCTCTTCCGTTTGTTAGATTCATTGATGTCCGTGAGTTAGAGGAGAACCTTACGCTTGGAACTACACAATCTGTGGCAGCTTATATATACGATGTTATCGTAAGAAATATCCCTCTAGTGAGAAACATTGTCATGGATATAGTAACTTCTCTTGCATTGGATGGAGTTAACGTCAAGGGAGTGGTTGCTGACTTTTTCTGTCTCCCCATGATTGACGTTGCTAAAGATGCAAGTCTCCCTTTTCATGTGTTCTTGACTACAAATTCAGGGTTCTTAGCTATGATGAAGTATCTAGCAGATCGACATTGTAGAGATACCTCGGTTTTTGTAAAGGATTCTGGAGAAATGTTGTCGATTCCTGGCTTTGTAAACCCTGTTCCAGCTAAAGTTCTGCCTTCAGCTCTATTTCTTGAAGATGGTTATGACGCTTATGTTAAGCTGGCCATATTGTTCACCAATGCTAAGGGAGTCCTAGTGAATACCTCCTTTGATATTGAGCCTTGCTCTGTGAGTCACTTTCATCATGAGCAAAACTACCCTTCTGTTTATGCTGTTGGCCCCATATTTAACCCCAAGGCCCATCCTCATCCGGATCAGGACCTCGCCCGTCGTGACGAGTTGATGAAATGGCTTGATGATCAGCCGGATGCATCGGTTGTATTCCTTTGTTTTGGGAGTATGGGCAAGTTGAAAGGTCCTCTAGTGAAGGAAATAGCACATGGACTTGAGCTATGTCAGTACAGGTTCCTCTGGTCACTACGCACAGAAGAGGTGACAAACGTTGAACTTTTGTTGCCTGAGGGATTCCTTGaccgtctcgctggaaggggaAAGATATGCGGTTGGTCTCCTCAGGTGGAGATATTGGCCCATAAGGCAGTGGGAGGTTTTGTGTCtcattgtggatggaactcaaTAGTAGAGAGTTTATGGTTTGGTGTTCCAATAGTGACATGGCCAATGTATGCAGAGCAACAGCTCAATGCATTTCTGATGGTGAAGGAACTGAAGCTCGCAGTGGAGATGAGGCTTGATTACAGGGTACATAGCGATGAACTAGTCAGTGCAACAGAGATCGAGACAGCGGTTCGTTGTGTAATGAACAAGGATAATAATGTTGTTAGGAAGAGAGTGATGGATATCTCCAAGATGGCACGGGAAGCTACGATGAACGGTGGATCTTCGTATTTGGGTATTGAGAAATTCATACAGGACGTGATAGGAACAAAGCCTTAGCCTTTTCTTATCCATAAGCTATATAACTTTGTTATTTTACACTCAAACTTAGTTTTGAATCCGCTGCAAATGAATCTTGTTTTGATTGTTGAATTGACCTTCTTTTGTtgttcactacaagaaaatgagtCCAATGCCAAAGAAATTTTTCTGGCAAATGCTCTGAATTTATGGCAATAGGAACATTTACCAGAGATTTCCACAAATAAATAGTGTGGCTATAGGGTCGTTACAAAAAATAAACCGTGGCAATATCTGGCAATTTTACCACGAAATGCCACAATGTTATTTTGCGGTAAATTTGTCACGAGCTAACCAAGAACCGGTTCTGGCAACTTTGCCACGAATTGTCACAATATTTTTGTGGTAACTTGTCATGAATATACCAGACAATAAGTTCTGGTTAATTTACCACAAGTTTACCAGTCACACGTTCTGGCAAATTTTGCAACGAATTGTCACATTACTTTTCTGGTGAATTGTTATGAAAGTGTTAGAAATTGATTTCTGGTAAAATTGCCACAAATGACACACAAACAGCTTTAGTGGTAATTAGTCACAAAGCAGCCATGATTTTAGTGTGGTAATGTTGCCAAAGACTGCCACAAAACATTACGTGAAAATTTTACTACGAATTActaattgattatttttggtaaaattatttaatgaattattgttcgttttaattttaattattagtaaacaaattaataacataaataatcttaaacatgatatatatattacaacaaAAAGTTGTTAAAGTACTAATCTTCTGACCAAAGTAAGGCCAGGGACACTCGCCTTTGGAAAATTTGGTGTTTGTATGATACGTGCGTGTTTGTCAAGAAACCTTGTTGTATTTTATTAATGTGTTTCTTAGGTTGTAAGTTACATTgtatttgagtatatatatatcatggtCTCGGATACAGAAGTTGACATAATCATCTAAGAGACCGACATTAACTTATATGGGCTATACAGCCCAATACCCCCCCCCCTTCCCTCAAGGTGGAGTGTGGAGATTACAAACACTGAGCTTGTCCAAAAAATCTTCAAAGTGTTTTTGTCCCAATGCTTTCGTCAAGATGTCCGCGAGCTGAGTAGTAGTGGAGACATGTTGAGTAGCAATGGTACCACGTATAATTTCGTCTCGTATAAAATGACAATCCGTACCAACATGTTTTGTGCGAGCGTGAAAAACGGGATTGGCAGCAAGCATGATCGCAGATAGACTAGAGTAAACAGTAATGGGAGCTGTGACTTGGATACCAAGGAAAGGAAGAAGTTGACGAAGCCAGAGGATTTCACTTACGGTGTCCGCCATGGCTCGGTATTCGGCTTCGGTGGAAGATCGAGAAACAACATCCTGTTTTCTTGTCTTCCAAGACAGAGGAGAACCACCGAGCTGTATAAAATAACTAGTCAAAGAACGACGAGAAGAAGGACATTTCGCATGATCCGAATCACACCATGCTGTTAACGTAAGAGGCTTATTAGCTCGAAGAAGAATGCCTTGACCTGGACTATTCTTTAAGTAACACACTACACGAAGAGCGGCGTCCCAATGGGCCTGTTGAGGAGAAGCCATGAAATGGGAGAGGATATGGATGGCATAAGATAGTTCTGGACGCGTGTTACCAAGATAGATCAAGCGACCAATAAGACGGCGATATCGTGTAGGTTCCGGAAACAGAGACCCTTTGGCATAAGCGAGCTTGTGATATTGTTCCAACGGAAAAGTGGTTGGTCGAACACCTAGAAGACCTGTTTCAGCAATGATGTCGAGAGCATACTTCCGCTGACAAAGATAAATGCCAGACGGACTTCGAGCGACTTCGAGATCCAAGAAATAACGCAGAACACCCAAATTCTTCATGTGAAAACAAGAACTCAAATAGTGTTTCAACTTGTTGACGACATGAATCGAACTCCCAGTGATAATCAAGTCGTCAACATAAACCAAGACGTGAAGACGGGCAGTATTAGTAGCCAAGACAAACAAAGAGTAGTCGGAGTAGTCTtgaacaaacccaaaaattttCATGGCTTCAACTAGCTTAGCAAACCAACAACGTGGAGCTTGCTTTAACCCATAGAGAGACTTGCGAAGACGACACACCTTATTCGGATCACCCGTACGGAAACCAGGAAAAAACTTCATGTAAACCTCTTCATCAAGGTCACCATGTAGAAAAGCATTatgaacatccatttgatggacCCCCCAATCTAAGGATGCTGCTTGTTGGAGAAAAGCCCGAATAGTGATCATCTTGGCCGAGCAAAAGTCTCGGAGTAATTGATTCCTTCTTCCTGGTTATTGCCAAGGACTACAACACGTGCTTTGTGACGCTGAAGCGTACCATCAGCATTGAACTTCAAACGAAAAACCCATTTACAACCAATAGCGTGCTTTCCTGGAGGAAGATCTTCAACTGTACAGGTCTGAAGAGCTTCTAAGGCTTCTATTTCATGACCGCAAATCGCCAATTTTCATCAAGAATAGCCTCATTGTAGGTCTTGGATTCCTAGCCAGATGTAATGGCGAATAAGAAAGCTTGATAAGTCTTCGAAAATTGAGAACTAGAGACATAGTTGTCAATTGGATAAGGTGTCACGGAGGGTGGAGGCGAGTAGATCAAAGAGGTGACATTGTCCGCTAGTTTCACAGGTGGTCGTTTTGTGCGATGGCCAAACCCGAGCTGTTCTGGTGTCGGAGTAATCTCGGTGGAAACGGACGAAGACGTAGGGACAAGTTGTTGAGAGGTGTTGGTTGCAGGAGTAGGAGAAGCATTAACAGAGTTTGGTGCTTCGGTTGAGGCAAACGTAGTAGTGTCTGAAACAGAGTCAGGTTCTGACGCAAGAACTGGTGTGTCAGAGGAGGGATGTGTTGAGTCCACAGTCGCAGGTGGGATGGATTCTGATTGAGGAACCTCCGGTGAAATGACTGCTGAAGATAACACAGGTTGCTCGTCAAAGAAATTCGGAGATGAGTCAGCAAGAGGAAAAAGGGACGATGGAAACAAACTAAAGAGAGGTGAAGTAGTTTCATCATCGACAAACGGAAATCTCTTTTCACGAAAAACAATGTCTCGAGAAACAGAGACAACACCTGTCTCAAGGTTGTAAACACGCCAACCCTTTTTGCCAAACGGATAACCAATGAAGATCGATTTAGTACCCCTTGTTGCAAACTTGTCACCACCGTGTTTTTGGTTGTGAACGTAACAGAGACAACCAAACACACGCATATGGTTCATTGGCGGAGGTCGGTTGTAGATAAGCTCTAAAGGAGTTTTACCATCAAGAATCTGTGTAGGAGTGTGGTTGATAAGGTAGCCAGCCGTTAACGCACAATAACCCCAGAACTCTATTGGGAGATTAGCGTGAAACCGAAGAGCACGAGCGACATTCAAGATATGACGATTTTTACGTTCGACGCGGCCGTTTTGTTGCGGTGTGCCAACACAAGCAGTTTCGTGGATAATGCCTCGTTGGGCAAAATAATCTTTGAGGCAAATGAATTCGGAGCCATTATCACTGCGAATTGTTTTCACTTGAGCACAAAATTGTCGTTCAACAAgagccaaaatttttttaagatgAGTAGGTGTGTCTATCTTTGAAGGTAGAAGATAAATCCAAACTGCGCGGAAATAATCATCAAGAATAGTAAGAAAGTACCGAGAACCATAGATGGCTGAAGTACGATACGGTCTCCAAAGATCGCAATGGATTAGTTCAAAAGCAATACTCGTCTTATTATAACTTAAAGGAAAAGACTCTCTTGTCTGTTTTGCTCGAATACAAACATCACAGGACGttgaatcaaatttatttttagaatcCAAAAACTGCAACATATCTAAAACAGTAGAAGAGAGATGTCCCAAACGAGAATTCCAAACTACTGTAGACGTAGAATCCACATGATGAACAGCAGCTGCAACCTccactcttttaaaaaaataaagacctTGTTGTTCCTCACCCGCATCAATCAGCGTCTTCGTGATGCGATCCTGAATAATACACAGC is a genomic window containing:
- the LOC104753408 gene encoding UDP-glycosyltransferase 71D1-like, with translation MKNAELIFIPIPSVGHLVPFLELARRLIEQDDRIRITILLMKLQGQSHLDTYVKSIASSLPFVRFIDVRELEENLTLGTTQSVAAYIYDVIVRNIPLVRNIVMDIVTSLALDGVNVKGVVADFFCLPMIDVAKDASLPFHVFLTTNSGFLAMMKYLADRHCRDTSVFVKDSGEMLSIPGFVNPVPAKVLPSALFLEDGYDAYVKLAILFTNAKGVLVNTSFDIEPCSVSHFHHEQNYPSVYAVGPIFNPKAHPHPDQDLARRDELMKWLDDQPDASVVFLCFGSMGKLKGPLVKEIAHGLELCQYRFLWSLRTEEVTNVELLLPEGFLDRLAGRGKICGWSPQVEILAHKAVGGFVSHCGWNSIVESLWFGVPIVTWPMYAEQQLNAFLMVKELKLAVEMRLDYRVHSDELVSATEIETAVRCVMNKDNNVVRKRVMDISKMAREATMNGGSSYLGIEKFIQDVIGTKP
- the LOC109129447 gene encoding uncharacterized protein LOC109129447, with amino-acid sequence MDVHNAFLHGDLDEEVYMKFFPGFRTGDPNKVCRLRKSLYGLKQAPRCWFAKLVEAMKIFGFVQDYSDYSLFVLATNTARLHVLVYVDDLIITGSSIHVVNKLKHYLSSCFHMKNLGVLRYFLDLEVARSPSGIYLCQRKYALDIIAETGLLGVRPTTFPLEQYHKLAYAKGSLFPEPTRYRRLIGRLIYLGNTRPELSYAIHILSHFMASPQQAHWDAALRVVCYLKNSPGQGILLRANKPLTLTAWCDSDHAKCPSSRRSLTSYFIQLGGSPLSWKTRKQDVVSRSSTEAEYRAMADTVSEILWLRQLLPFLGIQVTAPITVYSSLSAIMLAANPVFHARTKHVGTDCHFIRDEIIRGTIATQHVSTTTQLADILTKALGQKHFEDFLDKLSVCNLHTPP